From a single Micromonospora sp. WMMD1102 genomic region:
- a CDS encoding ATP-dependent Clp protease ATP-binding subunit, whose protein sequence is MFERFTDRARRVVVLAQEEARMLNHNYIGTEHILLGLIHEGEGVAAKALESLGISLEGVRQQVEEIIGQGQQAPSGHIPFTPRAKKVLELSLREALQLGHNYIGTEHILLGLIREGEGVAAQVLVKLGADLNRVRQQVIQLLSGYQGKEPAAAGTAPGEAAPSTSLVLDQFGRNLTQAAREGKLDPVIGREKEIERVMQVLSRRTKNNPVLIGEPGVGKTAVVEGLSQRIIKGEVPETLKDKQLYTLDLGALVAGSRYRGDFEERLKKVLKEIRTRGDIILFIDEIHTLVGAGAAEGAIDAASILKPMLARGELQTIGATTLDEYRKHLEKDAALERRFQPIQVGEPSLAHTIEILKGLRDRYEAHHRVSITDAALVAAATLADRYISDRFLPDKAIDLIDEAGARMRIRRMTAPPDLRDFDERIAQVRRDKESAIDAQDFERAAQLRDKEKQLLGQKAQREKEWKAGDLDVVSEVDDEQIAEVLANWTGIPVYKLTEEETSRLLRMEDELHKRVVGQEDAVRAVSKAIRRTRAGLKDPKRPSGSFIFAGPSGVGKTELSKALAEFLFGSEDALIQLDMSEFHDRYTVSRLVGAPPGYVGYDEGGQLTEKVRRRPFSVVLFDEIEKAHPDVFNTLLQILEDGRLTDGQGRIVDFKNTVIILTTNLGTRDVAKAVSMGFQASEDSDSNYERMKQKVNDELKQHFRPEFLNRIDDTIVFHQLKQGEILHIVDIMIQRIETQLRNKDMGLELTDNAKKYLAKKGFDPVLGARPLRRTIQRDIEDNLSERILFNELTPGQIVVVDCEGDPEDIDKSKLVFRGADKPVPVPDAVPADLGNTAAAGADE, encoded by the coding sequence ATGTTCGAGCGGTTCACCGACCGAGCGCGGCGGGTTGTCGTCCTGGCCCAAGAAGAGGCCCGGATGCTCAACCACAACTACATCGGTACGGAGCACATCCTGCTCGGCCTCATCCACGAGGGTGAGGGCGTGGCGGCGAAGGCCCTGGAGAGCCTCGGCATCTCCCTGGAGGGCGTCCGCCAGCAGGTGGAGGAGATCATCGGCCAGGGCCAGCAGGCGCCGAGCGGGCACATCCCGTTCACGCCGCGGGCCAAGAAGGTGCTGGAGCTGTCGCTGCGCGAGGCGTTGCAGCTCGGCCACAACTACATCGGTACGGAGCACATCCTGCTCGGGCTGATCCGCGAGGGCGAGGGCGTCGCCGCCCAGGTCCTGGTGAAGCTCGGCGCCGACCTCAACCGGGTCCGCCAGCAGGTCATCCAGCTCCTCTCCGGCTACCAGGGCAAGGAGCCGGCAGCCGCCGGCACCGCGCCGGGCGAGGCCGCGCCGTCGACCAGCCTCGTGCTGGACCAGTTCGGCCGCAACCTCACCCAGGCCGCCCGGGAGGGCAAGCTCGACCCGGTCATCGGCCGGGAGAAGGAGATCGAGCGGGTGATGCAGGTGCTCTCCCGCCGTACCAAGAACAACCCCGTCCTGATCGGCGAGCCCGGGGTCGGCAAGACCGCGGTCGTCGAGGGGCTCTCGCAGCGGATCATCAAGGGCGAGGTGCCGGAGACGCTCAAGGACAAGCAGCTCTACACGCTTGACCTGGGCGCCCTGGTCGCCGGCTCGCGCTACCGCGGTGACTTCGAGGAGCGCCTGAAGAAGGTGCTCAAGGAGATCCGCACCCGTGGCGACATCATCCTGTTCATCGACGAGATCCACACCCTGGTGGGTGCGGGTGCCGCCGAGGGCGCGATCGACGCGGCGAGCATCCTCAAGCCGATGCTGGCCCGTGGCGAGCTGCAGACCATCGGCGCGACGACCCTCGACGAATACCGCAAGCACCTGGAGAAGGACGCCGCCCTGGAGCGGCGGTTCCAGCCGATCCAGGTGGGCGAGCCGTCGCTGGCGCACACCATCGAGATCCTGAAGGGCCTGCGGGACCGCTACGAGGCGCACCACCGGGTCTCCATCACCGACGCCGCGCTGGTCGCGGCGGCGACGCTGGCCGACCGCTACATCTCGGATCGGTTCCTGCCGGACAAGGCGATCGACCTGATCGACGAGGCCGGCGCCCGGATGCGGATCCGCCGGATGACCGCGCCGCCGGACCTGCGTGACTTCGACGAGCGGATCGCCCAGGTGCGCCGCGACAAGGAGTCCGCGATCGACGCGCAGGACTTCGAGCGGGCCGCCCAGCTGCGCGACAAGGAGAAGCAGCTCCTCGGCCAGAAGGCGCAGCGGGAGAAGGAGTGGAAGGCCGGCGACCTCGACGTGGTCAGCGAGGTCGACGACGAGCAGATCGCCGAGGTGCTGGCGAACTGGACCGGCATCCCGGTCTACAAGCTCACCGAGGAGGAGACCTCCCGGCTGCTCCGCATGGAGGACGAGCTGCACAAGCGGGTCGTCGGCCAGGAGGACGCGGTCCGCGCGGTCTCGAAGGCCATCCGGCGTACCCGGGCCGGCCTGAAGGACCCGAAGCGGCCGTCCGGCTCGTTCATCTTCGCCGGCCCGTCCGGTGTCGGTAAGACCGAGCTCTCCAAGGCGCTCGCCGAGTTCCTCTTCGGCAGCGAGGACGCGCTGATCCAGCTCGACATGTCCGAATTCCACGACCGCTACACGGTCTCGCGGCTGGTCGGGGCGCCCCCCGGCTACGTCGGCTACGACGAGGGTGGCCAGCTCACCGAGAAGGTGCGCCGCCGGCCGTTCTCGGTGGTCCTCTTCGACGAGATCGAGAAGGCCCACCCGGACGTCTTCAACACCCTGCTCCAGATCCTGGAGGACGGGCGGTTGACCGACGGCCAGGGCCGGATCGTGGACTTCAAGAACACGGTCATCATCCTGACCACCAACCTGGGCACCAGGGACGTGGCCAAGGCGGTCTCGATGGGCTTCCAGGCCTCCGAGGACTCCGACTCGAACTACGAGCGGATGAAGCAGAAGGTCAACGACGAGCTGAAGCAGCACTTCCGGCCGGAGTTCCTCAACCGGATCGACGACACGATCGTGTTCCACCAGCTCAAGCAGGGCGAGATCCTGCACATCGTGGACATCATGATCCAGCGGATCGAGACCCAGCTCCGCAACAAGGACATGGGGCTGGAGCTGACCGACAACGCCAAGAAGTACCTGGCGAAGAAGGGCTTCGACCCGGTGCTGGGCGCCCGGCCGCTGCGTCGGACGATCCAGCGCGACATCGAGGACAACCTGTCCGAGCGGATCCTGTTCAACGAGTTGACCCCTGGCCAGATCGTGGTCGTGGACTGCGAGGGCGACCCGGAGGACATCGACAAGTCCAAGCTGGTGTTCCGCGGCGCGGACAAGCCGGTTCCGGTGCCCGACGCGGTGCCGGCCGACCTCGGCAACACCGCCGCGGCCGGCGCGGACGAGTAG
- a CDS encoding A/G-specific adenine glycosylase produces the protein MPTTTALAADAIRWYDENARDLPWREPGIGAWPILVSEVMLQQTPVVRVLPAWRAWLTRWPRPADLAADTPAEAIRMWGRLGYPRRALRLHECAVALRERHGGEVPTGLDELLALPGIGSYTARAVATFAYGQRHPVVDTNVRRLVARAVAGEPDAGPATRPADLVATEALLPAVPERAARASAAFMELGALVCTARSPRCVDCPLAARCAWRASGRTAPAGPSRRPQRYAGTDRQVRGRLLAVLREATGPVPRSRLDLVWADDLQRSRALAGLISDGLVEMLGDTCVLAGEGRTDG, from the coding sequence ATGCCGACGACAACCGCGCTCGCCGCCGACGCCATCCGGTGGTACGACGAGAACGCCCGTGACCTGCCGTGGCGGGAGCCCGGCATCGGGGCGTGGCCGATCCTGGTCAGCGAGGTCATGTTGCAGCAGACCCCGGTGGTGCGGGTCCTCCCCGCCTGGCGGGCCTGGCTGACCCGGTGGCCCCGCCCCGCCGACCTGGCCGCCGACACCCCGGCCGAGGCGATCCGGATGTGGGGGCGGCTCGGCTATCCGCGCCGGGCGCTGCGGCTGCACGAGTGTGCGGTGGCCCTGCGGGAACGGCACGGCGGCGAGGTGCCGACCGGGTTGGACGAGTTGCTGGCCCTGCCCGGCATCGGCAGCTACACGGCACGGGCGGTGGCGACGTTCGCGTACGGGCAGCGGCACCCGGTGGTGGACACGAACGTCCGTCGGCTGGTGGCTCGGGCCGTCGCCGGTGAGCCGGACGCCGGACCGGCGACCCGGCCGGCCGACCTGGTCGCCACCGAGGCGCTGCTGCCGGCGGTGCCGGAGCGGGCCGCCCGGGCCAGTGCCGCGTTCATGGAGCTGGGGGCGCTGGTCTGCACCGCCCGGTCGCCCCGGTGCGTCGACTGTCCACTGGCCGCCCGGTGCGCCTGGCGGGCGTCGGGGCGTACCGCGCCGGCCGGGCCGTCCCGCCGTCCACAGCGGTACGCCGGCACCGACCGGCAGGTCCGGGGCAGGCTGCTGGCCGTACTCCGGGAGGCGACCGGCCCGGTGCCCCGGTCCCGACTGGACCTGGTCTGGGCCGACGACCTGCAACGCTCCCGTGCCCTGGCCGGGCTGATCTCCGACGGCCTGGTGGAGATGCTCGGCGACACCTGCGTACTGGCCGGCGAGGGCCGCACCGACGGGTAG
- a CDS encoding Lsr2 family protein: MAKQIIHKLVDDLDGGDADETVKFSLDGVQYEIDLSDKNAGKLRDLFAPYVAAGSKVGRGGVVVGGRAARGRGGATADREQNKAIRAWAKKEGKDISDRGRIPQEIVDEYHAKAGR, from the coding sequence GTGGCCAAGCAGATCATTCACAAGCTGGTCGATGACCTGGACGGCGGAGACGCGGACGAGACCGTCAAGTTCTCGCTCGACGGCGTGCAGTACGAGATCGACCTGTCGGACAAGAACGCCGGCAAATTGCGGGACCTATTCGCCCCGTACGTCGCGGCCGGCTCGAAGGTGGGCCGGGGTGGTGTGGTCGTCGGTGGTCGTGCCGCACGGGGGCGGGGTGGCGCCACCGCCGACCGTGAGCAGAACAAGGCGATCCGGGCCTGGGCCAAGAAGGAAGGCAAGGACATCTCCGACCGCGGGCGTATCCCGCAGGAGATCGTGGACGAGTACCACGCCAAGGCGGGTCGCTGA
- a CDS encoding class I SAM-dependent methyltransferase, with amino-acid sequence MVDQVHALSFGAAAERYDRYRPDYPEPAVGWAVGRPAPAEVVDLGAGTGILTRVLLRLGHRVTPVEPDPGMRARLDAATPETVALAGSAERVPLPDDSVDAVVAGQAYHWFDQPVAHAEGARVLRPGGTYAAVFNQRDESVPWVAALTAITVEVLGGRGASDDGPGIDGFGPEFGPVERNEFRHGLTLTPEELVGMISTRSYYLTAGPERQREVAARIRELTAGHPDLAGRESFALPYRTVVYRGVRR; translated from the coding sequence ATGGTCGACCAGGTGCACGCCCTCTCCTTCGGCGCCGCGGCGGAACGCTACGACCGGTACCGGCCGGACTATCCGGAGCCGGCGGTCGGCTGGGCGGTCGGCCGTCCCGCCCCGGCCGAGGTGGTCGACCTGGGCGCCGGCACCGGCATCCTGACCCGGGTACTGCTGCGGCTCGGCCACCGGGTGACACCTGTCGAGCCGGACCCGGGGATGCGGGCCAGGCTCGACGCCGCCACCCCGGAAACCGTGGCCCTGGCCGGTTCGGCCGAGCGGGTACCGCTGCCGGACGACTCGGTGGACGCGGTCGTCGCCGGGCAGGCGTACCACTGGTTCGACCAGCCGGTCGCGCACGCCGAGGGTGCCCGGGTGCTCCGCCCCGGCGGGACGTACGCCGCGGTCTTCAACCAGCGCGACGAGTCGGTGCCCTGGGTGGCGGCGCTGACCGCGATCACCGTCGAGGTGCTCGGCGGGCGCGGCGCCTCCGACGACGGGCCCGGGATCGACGGCTTCGGCCCGGAGTTCGGGCCGGTCGAGCGGAACGAGTTCCGGCACGGCCTGACGCTCACCCCGGAGGAGCTGGTCGGGATGATCAGCACCCGCTCGTACTACCTGACCGCCGGTCCCGAGCGGCAGCGGGAGGTGGCGGCGCGGATCCGGGAGCTGACCGCCGGCCATCCGGACCTGGCCGGGCGGGAGAGCTTCGCGCTGCCGTACCGGACGGTCGTCTACCGGGGTGTACGGCGCTGA
- the lysS gene encoding lysine--tRNA ligase, producing MSQQIPNPADPVDDLPEQMRVRREKRDRMLAEGIEPYPRGYPRTATLAEIRGRYAELPTDTASGDGAAVTGRVIFVRNTGKLCFATLRDGDGTELQAMLSLDRVGPERLEAWKRLVDLGDHVGVTGEVITSRRGELSVLADSWELTAKALRPLPVAHKPLSEEARVRQRYVDLIVRPRAREMVRTRAATLRSLRDSLHARSFVEVETPMLQPLPGGATARPFVTHSNALDTDLYLRIAPELFLKRAAVGGIDRVFEINRNFRNEGVDSSHSPEFAMLEAYEAYGDYDTMATLTRDLVQAAALAATGSHVVTHADGTEFDLGGQWRSVTLFGTLSEALGEEVTVRTGMADLLGYAEKVGLAVDPKWGPGKLAEELFEELVVPALRQPTFVRDYPEETSPLVRAHPDEPGLTSKWDLYVLGFELATGYTELVDPVVQRERLVAQSRRGASGDDEAMRLDEDFLRAMEYGMPPLGGMGMGIDRLLMALTGLGIRETILFPMVRPE from the coding sequence GTGAGCCAGCAGATCCCGAACCCCGCCGACCCGGTTGACGACCTTCCCGAGCAGATGCGGGTCCGCCGGGAGAAGCGGGACCGCATGCTCGCCGAGGGCATCGAGCCGTACCCGAGGGGGTATCCGCGTACCGCGACGCTGGCCGAGATCCGCGGTCGTTACGCGGAGCTGCCCACCGACACCGCGAGCGGGGACGGCGCCGCCGTCACCGGCCGGGTGATCTTCGTACGGAACACCGGCAAGCTCTGTTTCGCCACCCTGCGGGACGGCGACGGGACGGAACTCCAGGCGATGCTCTCGCTGGACCGGGTGGGTCCGGAGCGGTTGGAGGCGTGGAAGCGGCTGGTCGACCTCGGCGACCACGTCGGGGTGACCGGTGAGGTGATCACCAGTCGGCGCGGGGAGCTTTCGGTGCTCGCCGATTCCTGGGAGCTGACCGCGAAGGCACTCCGGCCGCTGCCGGTGGCGCACAAGCCGCTTAGCGAGGAGGCCCGGGTCCGGCAGCGTTATGTGGATCTGATCGTCCGCCCCCGGGCCCGCGAGATGGTACGCACCAGGGCGGCGACGCTGCGTAGTCTGCGCGATTCGTTGCACGCCCGGAGTTTCGTCGAAGTCGAAACCCCCATGCTGCAACCGCTGCCGGGCGGGGCGACGGCCAGGCCATTCGTGACGCACAGCAATGCGCTAGACACGGATCTGTATCTGCGAATCGCCCCCGAGCTTTTTCTCAAGCGGGCGGCGGTCGGCGGCATCGACCGGGTCTTCGAGATCAACCGTAACTTCCGTAATGAGGGGGTCGACTCTTCGCACTCGCCCGAGTTCGCCATGCTCGAGGCGTACGAAGCGTACGGGGACTATGACACTATGGCGACGCTCACCCGTGACCTGGTGCAGGCGGCCGCGCTCGCCGCGACCGGCTCGCATGTGGTGACGCACGCCGACGGCACCGAGTTCGACCTCGGTGGGCAGTGGCGTTCGGTGACCCTCTTCGGCACCCTTTCCGAGGCGTTGGGCGAGGAGGTGACCGTCCGCACCGGCATGGCCGACCTGCTCGGGTACGCGGAAAAGGTCGGCCTGGCCGTCGACCCCAAGTGGGGACCGGGCAAGCTCGCCGAGGAGCTTTTCGAGGAACTGGTCGTGCCGGCGCTGCGCCAGCCCACCTTCGTCCGGGACTACCCGGAAGAGACCAGCCCGCTGGTCCGGGCGCACCCGGACGAGCCGGGACTCACCTCGAAATGGGACCTCTACGTGCTCGGTTTCGAACTGGCCACCGGCTACACCGAGCTGGTCGACCCGGTCGTGCAGCGGGAGCGACTGGTCGCCCAGTCCCGGCGCGGCGCCTCCGGGGACGACGAGGCGATGCGGCTCGACGAGGACTTCCTGCGGGCCATGGAGTACGGAATGCCGCCGCTCGGGGGCATGGGAATGGGAATCGACCGGCTGCTGATGGCCCTGACCGGCCTCGGAATTCGGGAAACCATCCTCTTCCCGATGGTCCGCCCGGAGTAG
- a CDS encoding peptide deformylase, whose translation MVEVCGLGDWTPELLGHPGRVRAVLTAPAGVLSRVGATVDPCDDEVVRLAADLVATMRVSPGCVGLAAPQVGVGARVFAVDVTGHPKTVTSHGTFVLCNADVVEASRWRPGREGCMSVPDLTGDVKRASRVVVRGVLPGTGTAVRLVTDGFEARALQHEIDHCAGRLFLDRVAGAHAVYQRKVYL comes from the coding sequence ATGGTCGAGGTGTGCGGCCTGGGCGACTGGACCCCCGAGCTGCTCGGCCACCCGGGCCGGGTACGCGCGGTGCTGACCGCGCCGGCCGGGGTGCTGAGCCGGGTCGGCGCGACCGTCGACCCGTGCGACGACGAGGTGGTCCGGCTCGCCGCCGACCTGGTCGCCACCATGCGGGTCTCGCCCGGCTGCGTCGGCCTGGCCGCCCCGCAGGTCGGGGTCGGGGCCCGGGTCTTCGCGGTGGACGTGACCGGGCATCCGAAGACCGTCACCTCGCACGGCACCTTCGTGCTCTGCAACGCCGACGTCGTCGAGGCGAGCCGCTGGCGGCCGGGCCGGGAGGGCTGCATGTCGGTCCCCGACCTGACCGGCGACGTGAAGCGGGCCAGCCGGGTGGTGGTGCGCGGGGTGCTGCCCGGCACCGGGACGGCGGTCCGGCTGGTCACCGACGGCTTCGAGGCCCGGGCGCTACAGCACGAGATCGACCACTGCGCGGGCCGGCTGTTCCTGGACCGGGTGGCCGGCGCGCACGCGGTCTACCAGCGCAAGGTCTATCTGTGA
- a CDS encoding ACT domain-containing protein — protein sequence MNELAITVIGPDRPGIVADVTEALAQLGANLTDSTMTRLRGHFAMTLICVGPAGAEAEAALAPVVADGPLVATVRQVGPEATSTPFGEPYLMAVHGADRLGIVAALTRVLAEAGGNVTDLTTRLTGPLYVLLAEVELPPEAAETVAARLAEVAAGLDVEVTLRRADSDLL from the coding sequence ATGAACGAGCTCGCGATCACCGTCATCGGCCCGGACCGGCCCGGCATCGTGGCCGACGTGACCGAGGCGCTCGCCCAGCTCGGGGCGAACCTGACCGACTCGACGATGACCCGGCTGCGCGGGCACTTCGCGATGACGCTGATCTGCGTCGGCCCGGCCGGTGCCGAGGCGGAGGCGGCACTCGCCCCGGTCGTCGCCGACGGCCCGCTGGTGGCGACGGTCCGCCAGGTCGGCCCCGAGGCGACGAGTACACCCTTCGGCGAGCCGTACCTGATGGCGGTGCACGGCGCCGACCGGCTCGGCATCGTCGCCGCGCTGACCCGGGTACTGGCCGAGGCCGGCGGCAACGTCACCGACCTGACCACCCGGCTGACCGGGCCGCTCTACGTGCTGCTGGCCGAGGTGGAGCTGCCCCCGGAGGCCGCCGAGACGGTTGCCGCCCGGCTGGCCGAGGTCGCCGCCGGGCTGGACGTGGAGGTCACCCTCCGGCGAGCCGACTCGGACCTGCTGTGA
- the disA gene encoding DNA integrity scanning diadenylate cyclase DisA — MPIDRDANRTASAAAAVRTGAGTPARPVGVGMTMNGTGPTGDPLRANLALMAPGTALRDGLERILRGRTGALIVLGYDRVVETLCTGGFPLDVEFSATRVRELCKMDGAVVLSSDGTRIVRAAVHLMPDPSIPTEESGTRHRTAERVARQTGFPVISVSQSMRIISLYVNGQRHVLDDSAAILSRANQALATLERYKLRLDEVSGTLSALEIEDLVTVRDAVAVVQRLEMVRRIADEIAGYVVELGTDGRLLALQLDELMAGVDADRTLVIRDYLPTGRKARTLDEALVELDLLTATELIDLVAVAKAIGYPGASDALDAAVSPRGFRLLAKVPRLPGLVVDRLVGHFGSLQRLLGATVEDLQAVDGVGDARARGVREGLSRLAEASILERYV; from the coding sequence GTGCCGATCGACCGCGACGCGAACCGAACCGCCAGCGCGGCTGCTGCTGTCCGCACCGGTGCCGGCACCCCGGCCCGCCCGGTCGGCGTCGGCATGACCATGAACGGGACGGGTCCGACCGGTGATCCGTTGCGGGCCAACCTGGCACTGATGGCGCCCGGCACCGCGCTGCGGGACGGGTTGGAACGCATCCTGCGTGGCCGTACGGGCGCTCTTATCGTGCTCGGCTACGACCGGGTCGTCGAGACGCTCTGCACCGGCGGCTTCCCGCTCGACGTCGAGTTCTCCGCCACCCGGGTCCGCGAACTGTGCAAGATGGACGGCGCGGTGGTGCTCTCCAGCGACGGCACCCGGATCGTCCGGGCCGCCGTGCACCTGATGCCCGACCCGTCGATCCCGACCGAGGAGTCCGGCACCCGGCACCGCACCGCCGAGCGGGTCGCCCGGCAGACCGGGTTCCCGGTCATCTCGGTCAGCCAGTCGATGCGGATAATCAGCCTCTACGTCAACGGCCAGCGGCACGTACTCGACGACTCGGCCGCGATCCTGTCCCGGGCCAACCAGGCACTGGCCACCCTGGAGCGCTATAAGCTCCGGCTCGACGAGGTCTCCGGCACCCTCTCCGCGCTGGAGATCGAGGATCTGGTCACGGTCCGCGACGCGGTTGCCGTCGTGCAGCGGCTGGAGATGGTCCGCCGGATCGCCGACGAGATCGCAGGTTACGTGGTGGAGCTGGGCACCGACGGCCGGCTGCTCGCCCTCCAGCTCGACGAGCTGATGGCCGGGGTGGACGCCGACCGGACCCTGGTGATCCGGGACTACCTGCCGACCGGCCGCAAGGCGCGGACCCTGGACGAGGCGCTTGTCGAGCTGGACCTGCTCACCGCCACCGAGCTGATCGACCTGGTCGCGGTCGCCAAGGCGATCGGCTATCCGGGCGCCTCCGACGCGCTGGACGCGGCGGTCAGTCCGCGCGGTTTCCGGCTGCTCGCCAAGGTGCCCCGGCTGCCCGGTCTGGTCGTCGACCGGCTCGTCGGCCATTTCGGCAGCCTGCAACGGCTGCTCGGCGCCACCGTGGAGGACCTACAGGCCGTCGACGGGGTCGGCGACGCCCGCGCCCGGGGCGTACGCGAAGGGTTGTCCCGGCTGGCCGAGGCGTCCATCCTGGAACGCTACGTCTGA